CTCCGGCAAAGTCAAAAGATTTGATTGCGGCATTCCAGACAGACGACTTATCAGAGATTTGCATTGAGGTTAGTTGAATCATCATTTATAACAGCAGTCTTTTCCAGTGTGCCGAATGGACTATGGTTTCTTTACTGTACTGAAATTGTTATATGAAATTAGACGCAGTTGGTGTTCTGTGAATTAGTGTTAACTGATCTGGTTGATGATATCAGATTTTGCAGAATGGAGAGATTCAAAGTGAATCTCAGTTATCAAGGAAGTTTCGGGAAATTGCAGCCATAATCATGCAAGAAACGTTTAATCCAGAAACTAAACGTCCATATACTTTAAGTATGATTGAGAAACTTATGCATGGAATTCACTTTGCTGTTGCTCCTCATAACAACTCAAAGAACCAGGTATTCCCAGTCTAGCGGTACTATGAacctttttctttattctttttaaAAGTTTGTTTCTGTGAATTGGTTACTATTTGGATGATACTGTACTTTCTTATAAATGGATGGACTATGCAGCCCTACCGGAAACCGTAGCTGTTCGAAATATTGCACCATATTTGACAGTTAATCTTTTGGGGTTAGGCTCAGTGAGGTTCTCGTTGATCCACCAAGGTGCTTTCTTTGCAACAATGTGAATTTTATTTCAACTGACCCAGATTTATTCTTGTACTCCTTCTATATTATATCTGCGGTGTCCAAATACTTATTTGTATTGTATCTGCGGTGTCCAAATGCTTTTTTGAAATAGTATTCTTCAGCATTACATGATTGGGCTATAATATTTCTGCCAGTTAGAGAAAGTTTATTTATACCAAAATTTGCAATGTTCCTGACCCAGTTACTAATACTCAGATATGTACTATTAGAATTCTGTGTATACCTTAATAGCAGTTTACCCCCACCTTTTGCTACCTAGCTGCTTTACCATAtgtaaactaagtgaactattttCTTAATCAACCAAATGAACCATTTCAAACCTTTCAGGTTTGTTAAGTGGCACATTCTGAATTTCACTACTGCTTCCTCTCCCAATTTCTTAAACTCGGAAATTTCAATCTCAGTATACCTCTTAGACATTAGAATTCTGAGTATACCTCTTAATTAATAGCAGTTTACCCCCACCTTTTGCTACCTTGCTGTTCTTTTGCACCTTTGATTCCTTCAATTCAACCAAATTCTCATTCTTATGACAGGTGCCTCAACTCATTTCTTTATCATTATTATTCTaaaagtaaatcttctattttttggTAGGTTAAATTATTTTCTCTCTTACTGAAAGTTCGACTGGTTTGCTATCTCTTTTTAATTTATGTGATGTTATGATGTATGTGCACAGGCCTTGGGAGTTATATGTGAGCTTCAGAAGCATTATCCCATCAAAAGAACCCGATCCCCAATGAGATTACGGCTCATCATTCCTGAAAAGTATTCATGTTCTCTTATGGAAAAGCTTGATGCATGGAATGCAGAAAttgtttcaaaagttgaatatggAAATCAGCAATCTTTGGTAAGTCTGAATTTATTTGAATTGTATAGTTTTCATTTGTCATTTCCTTTGGAGAATGTGTGTTGGATTTCAGTCCTGTTCTCTTTTTGGAGTTTAATCCTCGTTATATCTGAATAGGTCTGTGAGGTGGAGCCTATTTTTTCCCAAGACTGTGATGCTTTGGTTAGGAGTCTCTATGGTAGATTAGAAATCCTTGCCGTATCAGTGCACTTCGAGAAGGATGCCGATGTTGTTGACGATTGCGAGGACTGGGACGACATTGAACCAGTAAGCATTGCAGAGTTAGATGACGATGACCAATGGGACGTTATTGAACCAGGTCATCATTCTCCAGTACCACTAAACACTGCAGAGTTAGATGACCACTGGGACGTCATTGAACCAAGTCATCATCCTCCAGTACAGCCAAGCACTGCAGAGTTAGATGAGATCAAGTTAAGTGAGGTATTACAGAAACAGTCCATTTCCACAGGAAATGGAGCCGATAAGAAACAGTTGATTTCCACAAGAAATGATGGAGCTGATAAGAGAAGTGCTGAAGTTGAAGTAGTAGAGGTGAAGCAAAGAAAATGTAGTATCTGCAATGCGCTAGTGGGGGATGCTAAGCAATTTCGCTAACACTTTAAGAGCGAATGGCACAAGCGTAATCTGAACCGAAAGACTAGGCAACTCCCGCTGCTCACTGTCGACAAATGGTTGGAAGATAAGGCCACGAGTGATGCAAAGTTAGATTTGATAGAGGATACCTTTTAAGATCTGCTtatcttttttttgaaaaattgtaAGTTGAGTAGTTTCCTGTGTTGATAGTAACCACACAACATATAATTTCCTTACTTTTATGTGTCGGGAAACCGAG
This genomic stretch from Papaver somniferum cultivar HN1 chromosome 5, ASM357369v1, whole genome shotgun sequence harbors:
- the LOC113278907 gene encoding ribosome maturation protein SBDS-like; the encoded protein is LPSDIVYSNASKRTPAKSKDLIAAFQTDDLSEICIEILQNGEIQSESQLSRKFREIAAIIMQETFNPETKRPYTLSMIEKLMHGIHFAVAPHNNSKNQALGVICELQKHYPIKRTRSPMRLRLIIPEKYSCSLMEKLDAWNAEIVSKVEYGNQQSLVCEVEPIFSQDCDALVRSLYGRLEILAVSVHFEKDADVVDDCEDWDDIEPVSIAELDDDDQWDVIEPGHHSPVPLNTAELDDHWDVIEPSHHPPVQPSTAELDEIKLSEVLQKQSISTGNGADKKQLISTRNDGADKRSAEVEVVEVKQRKCSICNALVGDAKQFR